From Nicotiana tabacum cultivar K326 chromosome 15, ASM71507v2, whole genome shotgun sequence, the proteins below share one genomic window:
- the LOC107806689 gene encoding uncharacterized protein LOC107806689 isoform X1, which yields MKGHRRRFLAPTSSPTPSPSIGDLRVRFSRIVSHHEQLKLAFNQLDFQIRTGLQEAADVFESLANPLMKLVGLKTVEMAEEGKFSTVVVDYNHFFADDFKRNENGAETMVRNEASEIEEEGYINRAKTVGKELIQKQEMQLKHLIHLLRQVEAQVNSSQTNILQTLSDHQTSIHNVFKKAVAYVSAIHQRGEHDSTSVITIQLLKHIFRLIVSTLSSVESGVDNLVDELARKMCSPMVDYVKGLKLEIRSGRCHHLLSIVEEMGGAMRTGRIELEEVRKKARVAEHNRLDALYKLKKLEEMARKHQFLLEAKNGSKEQFEHEKDQDHAKEDNLLWELLKKKRKLCMGNGSSKPCGLALSQLSPQTPCLVPSSSPTYSSNGHHLLPKIPLGSSPSVTYPQRKPQKKITSGFRT from the exons ATGAAAGGTCACCGGCGACGATTTCTGGCGCCGACTTCATCTCCAACTCCTTCTCCGTCAATCGGCGATCTCCGTGTTAGGTTCTCGCGGATCGTTTCTCATCATGAGCAACTCAAACTCGCCTTCAATCAGCTCGATTTTCAGATCCGAACTGGCTTGCAGGAA GCGGCAGACGTCTTTGAATCGTTAGCTAATCCGCTGATGAAGCTCGTAGGACTGAAGACTGTTGAAATGGCTGAGGAAGGAAAATTTAGTACCGTTGTCGTCGATTATAATCATTTTTTTGCCGAT GACTTTAAGAGAAACGAGAATGGAGCTGAAACGATGGTGAGAAACGAAGCTAGCGAAATTGAG GAAGAAGGCTATATAAATAGAGCCAAAACAGTTGGCAAGGAGCTAATTCAGAAACAAGAGATGCAGCTAAAACATTTGATCCATCTGCTAAGACAAGTTGAAGCACAAGTAAATTCAAGCCAAACCAACATTCTTCAGACCCTTAGTGACCATCAAACTTCCATACATAATGTTTTCAAGAAAGCTGTGGCATATGTTTCTGCCATTCACCAGAGAGGCGAACACGATAGCACTTCTGTGATCACAATTCAACTTCTGAAACACATATTTCGTCTCATTGTTTCTACACTGAGCTCGGTAGAGTCTGGAGTGGACAACCTAGTGGACGAGCTAGCTAGAAAAATGTGTAGTCCAATGGTCGACTATGTGAAGGGtcttaagctcgaaatcagatcAGGAAGATGCCATCACCTATTGAGCATAGTCGAAGAGATGGGAGGAGCAATGAGAACAGGGAGGATCGAGTTGGAGGAAGTGAGGAAGAAAGCAAGAGTAGCAGAACATAATAGACTTGATGCATTGTACAAGTTGAAGAAATTAGAAGAAATGGCAAGGAAGCACCAGTTCCTCTTGGAAGCCAAGAACGGATCAAAGGAACAATTTGAGCATGAGAAG GACCAGGATCATGCTAAAGAGGACAACCTACTGTGGGAGCTgctaaaaaagaagagaaaattatGCATGGGAAATGGGAGCAGTAAGCCGTGTGGCCTTGCACTGAGCCAGTTGAGTCCACAAACCCCATGCTTGGTTCCCTCCTCTTCACCTACGTACAGTTCAAATGGGCACCATTTGCTACCCAAGATACCCCTGGGTTCCTCACCTTCAGTGACATATCCGCAACGTAAACCTCAGAAGAAGATAACCTCCGGATTTCGTACTTAA
- the LOC107806689 gene encoding uncharacterized protein LOC107806689 isoform X2 yields MKGHRRRFLAPTSSPTPSPSIGDLRVRFSRIVSHHEQLKLAFNQLDFQIRTGLQEAADVFESLANPLMKLVGLKTVEMAEEGKFSTVVVDYNHFFADDFKRNENGAETMVRNEASEIEEEGYINRAKTVGKELIQKQEMQLKHLIHLLRQVEAQVNSSQTNILQTLSDHQTSIHNVFKKAVAYVSAIHQRGEHDSTSVITIQLLKHIFRLIVSTLSSVESGVDNLVDELARKMCSPMVDYVKGLKLEIRSGRCHHLLSIVEEMGGAMRTGRIELEEVRKKARVAEHNRLDALYKLKKLEEMARKHQFLLEAKNGSKEQFEHEKDHAKEDNLLWELLKKKRKLCMGNGSSKPCGLALSQLSPQTPCLVPSSSPTYSSNGHHLLPKIPLGSSPSVTYPQRKPQKKITSGFRT; encoded by the exons ATGAAAGGTCACCGGCGACGATTTCTGGCGCCGACTTCATCTCCAACTCCTTCTCCGTCAATCGGCGATCTCCGTGTTAGGTTCTCGCGGATCGTTTCTCATCATGAGCAACTCAAACTCGCCTTCAATCAGCTCGATTTTCAGATCCGAACTGGCTTGCAGGAA GCGGCAGACGTCTTTGAATCGTTAGCTAATCCGCTGATGAAGCTCGTAGGACTGAAGACTGTTGAAATGGCTGAGGAAGGAAAATTTAGTACCGTTGTCGTCGATTATAATCATTTTTTTGCCGAT GACTTTAAGAGAAACGAGAATGGAGCTGAAACGATGGTGAGAAACGAAGCTAGCGAAATTGAG GAAGAAGGCTATATAAATAGAGCCAAAACAGTTGGCAAGGAGCTAATTCAGAAACAAGAGATGCAGCTAAAACATTTGATCCATCTGCTAAGACAAGTTGAAGCACAAGTAAATTCAAGCCAAACCAACATTCTTCAGACCCTTAGTGACCATCAAACTTCCATACATAATGTTTTCAAGAAAGCTGTGGCATATGTTTCTGCCATTCACCAGAGAGGCGAACACGATAGCACTTCTGTGATCACAATTCAACTTCTGAAACACATATTTCGTCTCATTGTTTCTACACTGAGCTCGGTAGAGTCTGGAGTGGACAACCTAGTGGACGAGCTAGCTAGAAAAATGTGTAGTCCAATGGTCGACTATGTGAAGGGtcttaagctcgaaatcagatcAGGAAGATGCCATCACCTATTGAGCATAGTCGAAGAGATGGGAGGAGCAATGAGAACAGGGAGGATCGAGTTGGAGGAAGTGAGGAAGAAAGCAAGAGTAGCAGAACATAATAGACTTGATGCATTGTACAAGTTGAAGAAATTAGAAGAAATGGCAAGGAAGCACCAGTTCCTCTTGGAAGCCAAGAACGGATCAAAGGAACAATTTGAGCATGAGAAG GATCATGCTAAAGAGGACAACCTACTGTGGGAGCTgctaaaaaagaagagaaaattatGCATGGGAAATGGGAGCAGTAAGCCGTGTGGCCTTGCACTGAGCCAGTTGAGTCCACAAACCCCATGCTTGGTTCCCTCCTCTTCACCTACGTACAGTTCAAATGGGCACCATTTGCTACCCAAGATACCCCTGGGTTCCTCACCTTCAGTGACATATCCGCAACGTAAACCTCAGAAGAAGATAACCTCCGGATTTCGTACTTAA